A portion of the Anthonomus grandis grandis chromosome 7, icAntGran1.3, whole genome shotgun sequence genome contains these proteins:
- the LOC126738727 gene encoding odorant receptor Or2-like encodes MLTIALLVILGAIGTLKIKEYNQQNNATLESHLMYQTIIPLNRLEHIRSLFIIQALWFWMGLTYNTTTHVVFITILTYAAAQLEILQIRIRNYVGPEFSEKSGEEEIQEKIQDLKKLILDHKYIIGYIEHFNSSAKYIILMEFVLSSLDLASASASLIKMNSSEMGWLLLFATLLSLQIFLLGWTCNEIVIQSMAIGSAMYESKWYLLNKEAKQLSQIVIARAQKPIRMTIGPFGPMTNESAVMVIKAAYSYISLIRR; translated from the exons ATGCTGACTATTGCTTTATTAGTAATACTAG gtgCAATAGGGAcgctaaaaataaaagaatacaaCCAGCAAAACAATGCAACTCTGGAATCACATTTAATGTATCAGACCATTATCCCTTTAAATAGATTAGAACATATTCGGTCGCTTTTTATAATACAGGCACTCTGGTTCTGGATGGGATTAACCTATAATACGACTACACATGTCGTGTTTATAACTATTCTGACATATGCGGCTGCTCAACttgaaattttacaaattagGATCCGAAATTATGTTGGTCCAGAGTTCAGTGAAAAATCTGGTGAAGAGGAAATACAAGAAAAGATCCAGGATTTAAAGAAACTTATTTTAGATCATAAGTATATTATAGG ttatattgaACATTTTAATAGCTCGgccaaatatataatattaatggaATTTGTTCTAAGTTCATTAGATTTGGCATCAGCATCTGCATCCTTAATAAAG atGAACAGCTCAGAAATGGGATGGTTGTTATTATTTGCGACGCTTTTGTCTTTGCAAATTTTCCTTCTAGGGTGGACATGTAATGAAATCGTCATTCAG aGCATGGCTATCGGAAGTGCTATGTACGAAAGCAAGTGGTATCTGTTGAATAAAGAGGCCAAGCAATTAAGCCAAATTGTCATTGCTAGGGCTCAAAAGCCCATAAGAATGACTATTGGACCATTTGGGCCTATGACAAATGAATCAGCTGTTATG